One window of Sphingobacteriales bacterium genomic DNA carries:
- a CDS encoding DUF4294 domain-containing protein translates to MKKNVSYLSIVFYSNNRIIKMKTPVQFIFTVLLSIISITVFAQKIQKTDSLYGKPIGQISFLGLCVLGTDTIPCVQLEELIVSDKKRSPEEEAAYRRLKRNVIKVYPYAQRAIELINELDAVNASLTRRRDERKYRNYLEDQLKKQFAEEVKDLSISQGKILIKLIERGTNKTFYNIVREHKNWASAFVYHNIGRSYGYDLKEGYNPQNYSDLENIVSFLELNGVQYFGYRSYPESENLKNFELPNVDSVIKSKKKKNK, encoded by the coding sequence ATGAAAAAGAACGTATCTTATCTTAGCATTGTTTTTTATTCCAACAATCGAATTATTAAAATGAAAACCCCTGTTCAGTTTATATTTACAGTTTTACTGAGTATAATTTCTATTACTGTTTTTGCGCAAAAAATTCAAAAAACCGATTCTCTTTACGGTAAACCTATTGGTCAGATTTCGTTTTTAGGGTTATGTGTTTTAGGCACCGATACCATACCCTGTGTACAATTGGAAGAGTTGATAGTGTCAGACAAAAAGCGCTCGCCCGAAGAAGAAGCTGCATACCGCAGGTTAAAGCGCAATGTCATAAAAGTATATCCTTATGCCCAACGTGCAATAGAGTTAATCAATGAGCTGGATGCGGTCAATGCCTCGCTGACCCGCCGCAGAGATGAACGCAAATACAGGAACTATCTGGAAGATCAGCTTAAAAAACAGTTTGCCGAAGAGGTGAAAGACCTGAGTATTTCTCAAGGTAAAATCCTTATCAAACTCATTGAAAGGGGAACAAACAAAACATTTTACAACATTGTCAGAGAACATAAAAACTGGGCTTCTGCATTTGTTTACCACAATATCGGCCGCTCTTACGGGTATGACCTGAAAGAAGGTTACAACCCTCAAAACTACAGCGACCTGGAAAACATTGTCAGCTTTTTGGAACTGAACGGCGTGCAATACTTTGGGTATCGTTCTTATCCGGAATCGGAAAATCTCAAAAACTTTGAACTTCCAAATGTTGATTCGGTTATAAAATCTAAAAAGAAAAAAAATAAATAG
- a CDS encoding energy transducer TonB, with product MTFTAILLLLSPFLLLGLFRLFFSFRSSESLMKKYSGKPVSFLQRKYPEADIQNFRSIFQKVSLALSLLLVLYAFNYSTQKAEVKALTGDFVFEDDIEILPPQVAPPPKLAPPPPPPKIEIVEDKEILEDSPDLANLEADENTVIELVELPADVGEIELPKAVEQPKIIKEEEPEVFVIVEQMPEFPGGQTDLFKFLASNTHYPAMARENGIEGTVYVGFVVMEDGSISQVHIKRGLPGGGAGIDEEALRVVNLMPKWKPGMQRGKKVRVAYTLPFKFKLD from the coding sequence ATGACCTTCACTGCCATTCTTTTGTTGTTAAGCCCGTTTTTATTGCTCGGACTGTTTCGCCTGTTTTTTAGTTTCCGTTCTTCCGAAAGTCTGATGAAAAAATATTCCGGAAAGCCGGTATCTTTTTTGCAAAGAAAATATCCTGAAGCCGACATTCAAAATTTCAGGAGCATTTTTCAAAAAGTAAGTTTAGCGTTAAGCCTGTTGCTGGTTTTATATGCTTTTAACTACAGTACTCAAAAAGCAGAAGTCAAAGCCTTGACGGGAGATTTTGTTTTTGAAGACGATATTGAAATTTTACCGCCTCAGGTGGCTCCACCTCCTAAATTGGCACCCCCTCCTCCTCCTCCTAAAATTGAGATCGTCGAAGACAAAGAAATATTGGAAGATTCTCCCGATTTGGCAAACCTCGAAGCAGATGAAAACACTGTCATAGAGCTTGTCGAATTGCCCGCCGATGTCGGAGAAATTGAACTTCCCAAAGCCGTTGAGCAGCCCAAAATCATAAAAGAAGAAGAACCGGAAGTCTTTGTGATTGTGGAACAAATGCCCGAATTTCCCGGCGGACAGACCGATTTGTTTAAGTTTTTGGCTTCAAACACACATTATCCGGCTATGGCCAGAGAAAACGGTATTGAAGGAACCGTGTATGTCGGTTTTGTGGTGATGGAGGACGGCTCTATCAGTCAAGTTCATATTAAACGTGGATTGCCCGGCGGCGGTGCAGGCATTGACGAGGAAGCATTGAGAGTGGTTAATTTGATGCCAAAATGGAAACCCGGAATGCAAAGAGGTAAAAAAGTACGTGTCGCCTATACGCTTCCCTTTAAGTTTAAATTGGATTAG
- a CDS encoding fasciclin domain-containing protein: MFNACTTDSGQTASTTSGGGAGLDAKQELGGQSTVKDDVSQKNIVQTAAGSPDHTTLVAAVKAAELVDVLTNAGPFTVFAPTNAAFDKLPAGTVEGLLKPEKKADLQNILQYHVAVAVLKKESFKDGQSLGMVNGDNATFTVNGDQVAINGANIVASIPTSNGIIHVIDAVILPPAPK, encoded by the coding sequence ATGTTTAATGCTTGCACGACCGATAGCGGACAAACGGCATCCACGACAAGTGGCGGTGGGGCAGGTTTGGATGCCAAACAGGAGTTAGGCGGCCAATCAACCGTAAAAGATGATGTTTCACAGAAAAATATAGTTCAGACAGCAGCAGGCTCTCCCGACCATACTACTTTGGTTGCTGCGGTCAAAGCCGCTGAGTTGGTAGATGTCTTGACCAACGCCGGCCCGTTTACTGTTTTTGCGCCAACCAATGCCGCCTTCGATAAACTGCCCGCCGGAACTGTAGAAGGCTTGCTGAAACCCGAGAAAAAAGCCGACCTTCAAAATATTCTTCAATATCATGTGGCAGTTGCAGTGCTTAAAAAAGAAAGTTTTAAAGACGGGCAATCGTTGGGTATGGTAAACGGCGACAACGCCACCTTTACGGTTAACGGAGATCAGGTTGCCATCAACGGGGCAAATATTGTTGCCTCCATTCCAACTTCAAACGGCATTATTCATGTCATTGATGCAGTCATTTTGCCACCTGCTCCCAAGTAA
- a CDS encoding class I SAM-dependent methyltransferase, producing MVSRRLKEKIKQLVPTQLVRIYHALRLTFVALYFKYCAIVYRGNTYFCPFCGQGFSRFLPDGEKSEAIARHGVIGGGYRTNCLCPNCRSKDRERMLLLFLQQKTQLFDTSLKSLLHIAPEKNLKKLFRQMPQLRYINADLNPGAADVQMDITAIPHPDSSFDYLLCNHVLEHIPNDAQAMRELFRVLKPGGTAILQVPFAEKLTNTYENFDITHPAEREFHFGQFDHVRIYGHDYPHRLEQAGFNVFVTTALEALGSDSVQKLSLIPDEKIFIGTKL from the coding sequence ATGGTTTCGCGCAGGCTCAAAGAAAAAATCAAACAACTTGTTCCTACGCAACTTGTACGCATTTACCATGCCTTGCGATTAACATTTGTAGCGCTATATTTTAAATATTGCGCCATTGTTTACAGAGGAAATACCTACTTCTGTCCTTTTTGTGGTCAGGGATTTAGCCGTTTTTTGCCGGACGGAGAAAAATCGGAAGCAATCGCGCGACACGGGGTCATTGGCGGAGGCTACCGAACCAACTGTCTTTGTCCCAACTGCAGGTCTAAAGACCGCGAACGGATGTTGTTGTTGTTTTTGCAGCAAAAAACCCAACTGTTCGATACATCGCTAAAAAGTCTGTTGCACATTGCCCCTGAAAAAAATCTGAAAAAACTGTTCAGGCAGATGCCGCAACTCCGGTATATCAATGCCGACCTCAATCCGGGTGCTGCCGATGTTCAAATGGATATTACCGCAATCCCCCACCCCGATTCGAGTTTTGATTACCTGTTGTGCAATCATGTTTTAGAGCATATTCCCAACGATGCGCAAGCTATGCGCGAACTTTTCCGGGTGTTAAAACCCGGAGGAACTGCAATTCTTCAGGTGCCTTTTGCCGAAAAACTGACTAATACCTATGAAAATTTCGACATCACCCACCCCGCTGAACGGGAATTTCATTTCGGGCAGTTCGATCATGTCCGGATTTACGGCCACGATTACCCACATAGACTTGAACAGGCAGGGTTTAACGTGTTTGTAACGACAGCTTTGGAAGCGCTCGGTTCAGATTCCGTTCAAAAACTATCCCTGATTCCGGACGAAAAAATCTTTATCGGCACCAAATTGTAG
- a CDS encoding rhodanese-like domain-containing protein: MKKYAFIFMFAVVASMFVACQSDNSQQVSDSKESGKTEKGSTTENEVKKPKLKIVNTMGVLPPELFAQKVEDPNITLIDLRTSGEIAETGMIKGAKQIDFEAGGVEEKFAAFQKDAPIMVYCASGDRSHEAYLMLQKMGFNKVYDLNGGIEAWLRKRMPVVKAN, from the coding sequence ATGAAAAAATACGCTTTTATATTTATGTTCGCAGTGGTTGCTTCTATGTTTGTTGCCTGTCAGTCAGACAACAGTCAACAAGTATCTGACAGCAAAGAATCCGGCAAAACGGAAAAGGGCTCAACAACCGAAAATGAGGTGAAAAAACCCAAATTGAAAATAGTCAACACGATGGGGGTTTTGCCGCCGGAGTTGTTTGCACAAAAAGTAGAAGACCCCAATATAACGCTGATTGATTTGAGAACATCGGGCGAAATTGCCGAAACCGGCATGATTAAAGGCGCTAAACAAATTGATTTTGAAGCAGGCGGGGTGGAAGAAAAATTTGCAGCATTTCAAAAAGATGCCCCGATTATGGTGTATTGCGCCTCCGGAGACCGAAGCCATGAAGCCTATCTGATGCTTCAAAAAATGGGCTTCAACAAAGTATATGATTTGAATGGCGGGATAGAGGCTTGGCTTCGGAAAAGAATGCCCGTGGTAAAAGCCAATTAA
- a CDS encoding dockerin type I repeat-containing protein translates to MKQQIQSLFLLLISGIIGLLLTVNANAQGASCASYSSAYPPPYPASYPCMSTILSNDPFCCNNVFDAWCINQLRTLCDGNGNLDTDCYIETCLSSGCAPQNISEWSIVPLCFGQICPSYGSINPPPGPNPPIQFVDNIPRPLVNGGLFEVFQFDGYCCDNNWDNGCRGLLDSIACLICNDGLPGTIDGVNELLGCTNTPIPSVLPNLVVQIKVFLEGPYLMGTGTMSTALRTMELLPASQPFNLPPYNYTGTESVANPAALPANAVDWVLLEFRNTLNNNLAHARKAGILLSDGTVVNANGTPFNVGGLLPNNNYYIIVRSRNHLDVMSTYAIYLSSTMVFNFSSAPGQVKGTGQTKFMETIDPDTNVIGDEFSIYAMYAGDLNGDGVINATDFTTVYAATNPTVKVYARADMNFNGYVTFRDYNLFISTAPTPVSNIGTTGIAQVQAYPSLSAVVTSCF, encoded by the coding sequence ATGAAACAACAGATACAATCCTTGTTCCTGCTTTTAATAAGCGGTATTATAGGCCTGCTTTTGACGGTAAATGCCAATGCTCAGGGAGCTTCCTGTGCTTCTTATAGTTCGGCATATCCCCCTCCCTATCCTGCCTCATATCCTTGTATGAGTACAATTTTATCAAATGACCCTTTTTGTTGCAACAATGTTTTTGATGCATGGTGCATTAATCAGTTGCGAACTCTCTGTGATGGCAACGGAAATTTAGATACCGATTGTTATATTGAAACCTGCCTTTCTTCGGGTTGCGCTCCCCAAAATATCAGCGAATGGAGTATCGTTCCGTTGTGTTTCGGGCAGATATGCCCTTCTTACGGCAGTATCAACCCTCCTCCTGGCCCCAATCCTCCCATCCAGTTTGTTGATAACATCCCCCGCCCGTTGGTGAACGGCGGGCTGTTTGAGGTGTTCCAATTTGATGGATATTGTTGTGATAATAACTGGGATAATGGTTGTCGTGGATTGTTAGACAGTATTGCCTGTCTAATCTGTAATGACGGACTGCCCGGCACGATTGACGGAGTAAACGAACTGCTGGGCTGTACAAACACCCCCATTCCGTCAGTTTTACCAAACCTTGTGGTGCAAATCAAAGTTTTTCTGGAAGGACCTTATCTTATGGGAACCGGAACCATGAGTACTGCCTTGAGAACCATGGAATTGCTGCCTGCTTCTCAGCCCTTTAACCTGCCTCCTTACAATTACACCGGCACAGAAAGTGTGGCCAACCCTGCGGCACTTCCGGCAAATGCGGTAGATTGGGTGCTGCTTGAGTTCAGAAACACGCTGAACAACAACTTGGCCCACGCCCGTAAAGCAGGCATATTATTAAGCGATGGAACGGTGGTTAATGCAAACGGCACACCATTCAACGTTGGAGGGCTTCTGCCTAATAATAACTACTATATCATTGTTCGCAGCCGCAACCATTTGGATGTAATGAGTACTTATGCGATCTATCTTTCAAGCACCATGGTATTCAACTTTAGTTCAGCCCCCGGTCAGGTGAAGGGAACCGGGCAAACCAAGTTTATGGAAACCATTGACCCCGACACCAATGTTATTGGCGATGAGTTTAGCATTTACGCAATGTATGCCGGCGATTTGAACGGAGATGGTGTTATCAATGCTACCGATTTTACTACGGTGTATGCAGCCACCAATCCGACTGTCAAAGTCTATGCACGGGCAGACATGAACTTCAACGGGTATGTTACTTTCAGAGATTACAACCTGTTTATCTCAACCGCCCCTACACCGGTTTCCAATATCGGAACTACCGGAATTGCTCAGGTGCAGGCATATCCTTCCCTTTCTGCTGTCGTAACAAGTTGTTTCTGA
- a CDS encoding L,D-transpeptidase family protein has protein sequence MQTIFLKHPLVLMFLVLFFYTGTADVLAQKNSKVPNACDELFSRISDTENSDSPFYNEPLNHIDLLIAFYGKRNCSPAWYSPADSFALYSLLFKILPQQGFVPVSLHTDKIELLYTEAETIYLPVGLYDFTETNTFDIYLTDAAFTYAVELCQTIAGAELMQLPFMLNEALEKKQFPAFFDNLKKGIWTPEQTERPAAIVPADNVKPVQKAINDSTLFKLVASIATPSKKVLLFGSPAYLPDLIGDFYRRNDFNLAWQTGGNLNTSTIEHLLISINEAAMEGLNPSNYHAEKLNELVAFASPNQPKPDKYQLDVLLTDAALRYAWHLDRGKTDPSILPYRWDIDRAPANIPARLHEALSQGTFSSFFDKLKPQHSQYTQLKFALEDYRQKEMNGIVYTTIPEGASLKPGMKDDRVALLRQRLADEYFMPATQNNDVRPSTDSVRLKTQTNPVDSFYNEKMYDKQLVQVVKLFQQHHGLEPDGAVGKQTLQILNESIPDRINQILLTLDKWRWLPNYLGDRYLLVNIPSYLIRAYENNYAMLTKRVVVGAISTPTPIFSEQMQYIEFNPNWGVPYSIATKEILPKLKRNSGYLKSHNMELFSGGKKINPSKVNWSNVSARNFYYNIRQMPGSNNALGVVKFLFPNQYDVYLHDTPSKSLFANAQRAYSHGCIRLEKPLELAEYLLKPDFSPEKIADLVDKGKNKRVFIPQPLPIYLLYLTVWVDESSGQTYFYPDIYNRDKSLLRFFEH, from the coding sequence ATGCAGACTATCTTTCTTAAACATCCTCTTGTTTTGATGTTTCTGGTGCTTTTTTTCTATACCGGAACAGCCGATGTTTTGGCACAAAAAAACAGTAAAGTGCCTAACGCATGCGATGAATTGTTTTCCCGGATTTCAGATACAGAAAATTCTGACAGCCCTTTTTACAACGAGCCGCTCAATCATATTGATTTGCTCATTGCCTTTTATGGCAAACGCAATTGTTCCCCCGCATGGTACAGCCCTGCCGATTCATTTGCACTTTATAGCCTATTGTTCAAAATCCTGCCTCAACAGGGGTTTGTGCCGGTTTCGCTTCATACTGATAAAATTGAATTGTTATACACCGAAGCCGAAACCATTTACCTGCCGGTAGGGCTTTATGATTTTACCGAAACCAATACTTTTGACATCTATCTGACCGATGCCGCATTTACCTATGCGGTCGAATTGTGCCAGACTATTGCCGGTGCCGAGTTGATGCAACTCCCGTTTATGTTGAACGAAGCCCTCGAAAAAAAGCAATTTCCAGCTTTTTTTGACAACCTAAAAAAAGGAATTTGGACACCTGAGCAAACAGAAAGGCCGGCGGCAATTGTACCGGCCGATAACGTAAAACCGGTACAAAAAGCAATAAATGACTCGACCCTCTTTAAGTTGGTGGCATCCATTGCCACTCCTTCCAAAAAGGTATTATTGTTTGGCAGTCCGGCTTATCTGCCCGACTTAATCGGTGATTTTTATCGCAGAAATGATTTTAACTTGGCCTGGCAAACAGGGGGCAATCTCAACACTTCAACCATAGAGCATCTGCTCATATCCATCAACGAAGCAGCGATGGAGGGATTAAATCCGTCAAATTATCATGCGGAAAAACTCAATGAACTGGTTGCATTTGCTTCTCCAAATCAACCTAAACCCGATAAATATCAATTGGATGTTTTGCTTACCGATGCCGCTTTGCGCTATGCCTGGCACCTTGACCGCGGTAAAACTGACCCTTCGATTTTGCCCTATCGCTGGGACATTGACCGGGCACCTGCCAATATCCCTGCAAGATTACACGAAGCCCTGAGTCAGGGAACATTCAGCTCATTTTTTGACAAACTAAAACCCCAGCACAGCCAATATACCCAGTTGAAATTTGCTTTGGAAGACTACCGCCAAAAGGAAATGAATGGCATAGTTTACACGACCATCCCTGAAGGGGCTTCTTTAAAACCCGGCATGAAGGACGACAGAGTTGCATTATTGCGCCAAAGACTGGCGGATGAATATTTCATGCCCGCCACTCAAAACAACGATGTTCGCCCCTCGACCGATTCTGTCAGGTTAAAAACCCAAACTAATCCTGTGGACAGTTTTTACAACGAAAAAATGTACGACAAACAGTTGGTGCAGGTAGTTAAGTTGTTCCAACAACATCACGGACTTGAACCTGACGGGGCAGTAGGTAAACAAACCTTGCAAATTTTAAACGAATCTATACCGGACAGAATCAATCAGATTTTGCTGACTTTGGACAAATGGCGATGGTTGCCCAACTATTTGGGTGACCGTTATTTGTTGGTTAATATCCCTTCATATTTGATCAGGGCTTATGAAAACAACTATGCCATGCTGACAAAACGAGTCGTGGTAGGTGCGATTTCGACCCCAACTCCGATTTTTAGTGAACAAATGCAATACATTGAATTTAACCCAAATTGGGGGGTGCCTTACAGTATTGCAACCAAAGAAATATTACCCAAACTGAAACGGAACTCCGGTTATCTGAAATCGCACAATATGGAACTCTTTTCGGGCGGAAAAAAAATAAATCCTTCAAAGGTTAATTGGAGCAATGTATCTGCCCGCAATTTTTATTACAACATCCGGCAAATGCCGGGCAGCAACAATGCTTTGGGCGTGGTGAAATTTTTGTTTCCCAACCAATACGATGTGTATCTGCACGACACCCCCTCTAAAAGCCTGTTTGCCAATGCTCAGCGTGCATATAGTCATGGCTGCATAAGGCTCGAAAAACCGCTGGAACTCGCCGAATACCTCCTCAAACCCGATTTTAGCCCCGAAAAAATCGCCGATCTTGTGGACAAAGGCAAAAACAAACGGGTGTTTATTCCCCAACCGCTTCCTATTTACCTGCTTTATCTGACTGTATGGGTAGATGAATCTTCCGGACAAACTTATTTTTATCCCGACATTTACAACCGGGATAAAAGCCTCTTAAGGTTTTTTGAACATTAA
- a CDS encoding C1 family peptidase, whose translation MKYFKTKYLFSLAVCLALFTFSPGCDEESIDDINDFLNALGWLEADENLDEIATDINLSEGGNVPSAVDLTAKFPPIGDQGQYGTCVGWAVGYNLKTVIEGIDENYTTSQLAQTSRQFSPKDLFWAVNNSYKGANCNGTTFEAAFDVMQSRGIATMATVPYQSLGNCSSSPPSNWTSEANNFKITNYRKIDSDVNTIRGYLAEGRPVAIGVRVGDNFLQWNSSGVLTSDTYGYTGQHAYHAVTVAGYDDNKGPNGAFKVANTWGGQWGNNGFIWVDYYFFQNSFCFSAFVANNKRNDFNPYDEEENQVNPDVIVNGAADLVAWDLYDYDDDLSDLRTRTIFYNVYNIGDRTIYSTERWNVVYIYYNAYDANEWGVLLYDYYTDEYDNAEHNGPLTSGPGSSGNWWNNIDIPGGSSIADQFGSEGFIWGYTVPNNLNGQYYFVLVADGYNDIEEHNESNNYFYFTGENDTPIYVQNGIIDDPNGKRSDYAQSKRPQRQPQKGDQSMSPSVVNPQNLNAYTTEEIRQMIAHHKKTGELQRRIQQFSQAHRNPKKAQ comes from the coding sequence ATGAAATACTTTAAGACCAAATATCTGTTCTCTTTAGCTGTTTGTCTGGCTTTGTTTACCTTTTCACCGGGGTGCGACGAAGAAAGCATTGACGACATAAACGATTTTCTGAATGCCTTGGGCTGGTTGGAGGCAGACGAAAACTTAGACGAAATTGCGACCGATATTAACCTGAGCGAAGGGGGTAATGTGCCTTCCGCAGTAGATCTGACAGCAAAATTTCCGCCCATTGGCGATCAGGGGCAATATGGCACTTGTGTGGGATGGGCAGTAGGGTATAACCTGAAAACTGTCATCGAAGGGATTGACGAAAACTATACCACCTCGCAACTGGCTCAGACCTCGAGACAGTTCAGTCCCAAAGACCTTTTTTGGGCGGTTAATAACAGCTACAAAGGGGCAAACTGTAACGGCACGACCTTTGAAGCCGCTTTTGATGTGATGCAGTCGCGCGGAATAGCAACAATGGCAACAGTGCCCTATCAAAGTTTGGGTAACTGCAGTTCTTCTCCCCCAAGCAACTGGACTTCGGAAGCCAATAACTTCAAAATTACCAACTATCGCAAAATAGACAGCGATGTTAACACCATCCGCGGCTATCTGGCAGAAGGCAGGCCTGTTGCCATCGGTGTACGGGTAGGCGATAACTTCCTGCAATGGAACAGTTCCGGTGTTTTGACCTCCGACACCTACGGCTATACCGGACAACATGCCTACCATGCCGTAACCGTTGCCGGTTACGACGACAACAAAGGCCCGAACGGCGCTTTCAAAGTGGCCAATACCTGGGGAGGACAATGGGGCAACAACGGGTTTATCTGGGTTGATTATTATTTCTTTCAAAACAGCTTTTGCTTTTCTGCTTTTGTCGCAAACAACAAACGCAATGATTTCAACCCTTACGATGAAGAAGAAAATCAGGTCAACCCCGATGTGATCGTCAATGGAGCAGCCGACCTCGTTGCCTGGGATTTGTACGACTATGATGACGACCTCTCTGATTTGAGAACCCGTACCATTTTTTACAATGTTTATAATATAGGCGACCGCACCATTTATTCTACTGAGCGTTGGAATGTCGTGTATATATACTACAATGCTTACGATGCCAATGAATGGGGTGTTTTATTGTATGACTATTATACAGACGAGTATGATAATGCAGAGCACAACGGACCCCTGACTTCAGGACCGGGTTCTTCAGGAAACTGGTGGAACAATATTGACATTCCCGGTGGGTCGAGCATAGCCGATCAATTCGGGTCTGAAGGTTTTATCTGGGGATATACTGTGCCCAACAACCTGAACGGCCAGTATTATTTTGTGCTGGTTGCCGATGGTTATAACGATATTGAAGAACACAATGAAAGCAATAACTATTTCTATTTTACCGGAGAAAACGATACCCCCATCTATGTCCAAAACGGCATTATTGACGACCCCAACGGCAAACGTTCAGATTATGCCCAAAGCAAAAGACCACAGCGTCAGCCCCAAAAAGGAGACCAATCAATGTCGCCTTCGGTGGTAAATCCCCAAAACCTCAATGCCTATACTACGGAAGAGATTCGTCAGATGATTGCCCATCATAAAAAAACCGGTGAACTACAAAGACGTATCCAACAGTTTAGTCAGGCACACCGCAACCCTAAAAAAGCACAATAA
- a CDS encoding RS21-C6 protein → MPQLPPNPTLSQYQNFIKELCALKGWDKNNHLQIFLLFSEEVGELAKAIRKHDHLFDEAGKSEHQLDLEGEFADVLNYLLDLANYFQVDLESAFRKKNEQNLQRNWD, encoded by the coding sequence ATGCCCCAACTCCCCCCCAACCCTACGCTTTCACAGTATCAAAACTTCATCAAGGAATTGTGCGCCCTGAAAGGCTGGGATAAAAACAACCACCTGCAAATTTTCCTGCTGTTTTCGGAAGAAGTGGGCGAACTGGCTAAAGCCATCCGCAAACATGACCATTTGTTTGACGAAGCCGGAAAAAGTGAGCATCAACTTGACCTGGAAGGAGAATTTGCCGATGTGTTGAACTACTTACTCGATTTGGCAAACTATTTTCAGGTTGATTTGGAATCGGCCTTTCGCAAAAAAAACGAGCAAAACCTGCAAAGAAACTGGGATTGA
- a CDS encoding thiol-disulfide oxidoreductase DCC family protein encodes METTSKTERIVLFDGVCNLCNSSVQFIIDRDTEGKFKFTSLQSNTGIALMEKFGVSTTNFDTFLLIENNRIYSKSTAALRVVRNLDGLWKLGYAFIVIPAFLRDAVYGFVARNRYRWFGREESCRIPTPELKHRFLT; translated from the coding sequence ATGGAAACAACATCCAAAACAGAGAGAATTGTATTGTTTGATGGGGTATGCAATTTATGTAACTCCTCTGTTCAGTTTATCATAGACCGCGATACAGAAGGTAAATTCAAGTTTACATCTTTGCAATCGAATACAGGCATCGCACTGATGGAAAAATTTGGGGTTTCCACGACAAATTTTGACACATTTTTACTGATAGAAAATAACAGAATATACTCCAAATCAACCGCAGCACTCAGAGTTGTCCGAAATTTAGACGGATTGTGGAAATTGGGTTATGCTTTTATAGTGATACCTGCATTCTTGCGCGATGCGGTCTATGGATTTGTCGCCCGAAACCGGTACCGGTGGTTTGGCAGGGAGGAGTCCTGCCGGATACCTACCCCTGAATTGAAACATAGGTTTTTGACCTGA
- a CDS encoding DUF1295 domain-containing protein has translation MALFGFSALLVLAYMSLWFMLAVIKKDNGLADIAWGLGFVMLAWFSFYETETITIRQLMVNICITVWAVRLSGHIFQRNLAKTEEDFRYAAWRKEWGKNWLKRTYFQVFLLQGFFMLIIALPVLLAANQPVSGWETYNYIGLFVFVAGFLIESIADFQLAMFKSRSKNKGKLMKSGLWRYSRHPNYFGEALVWWGVFIMVLPLKYWFIALVSPVLMTYLLVGVSGIPMLERKLKNHPEFGEYAAKTSPFIPMPVRNVKTER, from the coding sequence ATGGCTCTGTTTGGATTCAGCGCATTGTTAGTGCTGGCTTATATGTCTTTGTGGTTTATGCTGGCAGTAATCAAAAAAGATAACGGACTTGCCGATATTGCGTGGGGATTGGGTTTTGTGATGCTTGCCTGGTTTTCATTTTATGAAACGGAAACTATTACCATCCGGCAATTGATGGTCAATATCTGTATTACTGTTTGGGCAGTGCGATTGTCGGGACATATATTTCAGCGCAATTTGGCCAAAACTGAGGAGGATTTCAGATATGCCGCATGGCGCAAAGAATGGGGTAAAAACTGGCTGAAACGAACTTATTTTCAGGTTTTTCTGCTTCAGGGATTTTTTATGCTGATCATTGCCCTGCCTGTTCTGTTGGCAGCGAATCAACCTGTAAGTGGTTGGGAAACCTACAATTACATAGGGCTGTTTGTGTTTGTAGCAGGCTTTTTAATTGAATCCATTGCCGATTTTCAATTGGCAATGTTCAAATCTCGCTCCAAAAACAAAGGGAAGTTAATGAAATCAGGCCTATGGAGATACTCGCGGCATCCTAATTACTTTGGTGAAGCGTTGGTTTGGTGGGGGGTATTTATCATGGTTTTACCGCTTAAATATTGGTTTATCGCATTAGTCAGCCCTGTTCTGATGACTTATCTGCTTGTTGGGGTATCCGGAATACCGATGCTTGAACGCAAACTTAAGAACCACCCCGAATTTGGTGAGTACGCTGCAAAGACAAGCCCTTTTATTCCAATGCCGGTGCGAAATGTGAAAACAGAAAGGTAA